TCCATATTGTCTCTAACAGGGCTGTgttacagataaaaaaaaaaatactttcaatTTTAGAGGTgcaagagtctaaataaatgtaTCCAGTGTTGTGGTTGGTTGGAGTTTGTAACAcctcaaatgtgtttttctgatgCTGAGGGGGTCAGatgggaacttttttttttttttttcaattttggtTGATTTTATGTGGAATGACCACGTTGTAAGTTGCTGTATTTGAGATGGATGCTGCGAGattaaatgtgaaaatgcaAACTTTTACAGGTGCTTCTGGCAAGACATAGAAAACAAGGACGATACTATGCTGTGAAAGTGCTCCAGAAACAGATGATTGTCAAGAGGAAAGAGGTAatctaatctatctatctatctatctatctatctatctatctatctatctatctatctatctatctatctatctatctatctatctatctatctatctatctatctatctatctatctatctatctatctatctatctatctatctatctatctatctatctatctatctatctatctaaatgtatgtgtttccacagcagaggcATGTGATGATTGAGAGGAGTGTACTGCTGAAGGGACTACAGCATCCATTCCTGGTGGGACTCCACTTCTCTTTCCAGACATCAAACACACTCTATTTTGTCCTGGACTATGTCAATGgaggagaggtgtgtgtgtatgcgatTAAGGATTTCAAAAATGTCCTGCATTGAGATGTTTAGTAGTTATGCACACTATACAATATGTCTGTAGAAGTGCAACATGAGCACTGGGGTGTTGCTGATGTGTTGAATTCATCTCTTTGCTTTCAGCTTTTCTACCACCTCCAGAGGGAGGGGTCATTTCCAGAACCCAGAGCTGCTTTCTATGCTGCAGAAATGGCTGCAGCACTGGGCTACCTCCACTCCCTTAACATTGTCtacaggtatatatatatatatgcgtgTACATACATAGCTTTAGAAAAGCACTCATTTTGCATGTTCTGTTCTGTATGCTTAATTTATTCATGCAGAGAAATCCCAATGAAATATTCCAGTTGAAATTCACCATGTCCTCCAATgccacattaaaaaataaagagcaaGAACAAGCAATGTGAAACTAGAGGAAACAAACAACTGCAAGAGGAGTTAATGTGAGATTTTGCAGGAATTACTAGACTAAACCAAAAGTTTTgtccttatttgtttttatgtagaGATGTCAAACCTGAGAACATCCTGCTGGACAGTGATGGCCATGTGGTGCTGACTGACTTTGGGCTTTGTAAAGAAGGTGTGGCCAAAGGTGGGATCATGCACACCTTCTGTGGCACTCCAGAGTACCTCGCTCCAGAGGTGTTACAAGGCCACCCATATAGCCCAGCCGTGGACTGGTGGGGACTCGGCACGGTGCTTTTTGAGATGATTTGTGGACTGGTGAGTTTAGGTGCAATGATCTCTTTCCTTTACATCATCTCACTTTCTTCAGCACCTTAAACTAACTCCCCGTTCTCTTCTCTCAGCCTCCATTTCATAGCCACAGCAAATTAGAAATGTTTCAGAACATCCTTCATGCTCCTCTGCAGCTGCCCAGCAGCGTCTCTGAAGCTGCCCACTCACTGTTGGAGGGCTTATTGGAAAAAGACGTCTCCAAGCGCTTAGGAGAGAGTCAAGACATTGTAAGTGCCCCagtgaaagagaagagaaacagtGACAAAACATAACCACAAAGGGGTTCACTGTTGTTGTGTTTCCAGGTGGAGCTGCAGGAACATCCCTTCTTTGCCTTCATCAACTGGGATGACCTCCTGGCCAGAAAAATCAGACCGCCTTTCATCCCCAAAGTGGTACGAGTGAATCAGAAATGAGCTTATCGCACTGTTGTTTGTAACCGAGTCAACGTGGCTCactcctcttctcctcttcaGGCTGGCCCCTGTGATGTCAGTTACATCGACCCCGCCTTCACGCGACAACCTGTACCCGCCTCTGTGAACGAGAGGTGGCAGGCGGCCGAGTCCTGCGAGGCCTTTCTGGGATTCTCCTACATGAACCCCGCGGAGCGTGTGGCAGCAGAGCCAGTTTCATAACAACGCCAAATCCTCAGCGAGCATGTttcttcaaatatttattttttatgtcatAAATTTTTAAGTGGGTGTCTATTTTTAAGCACTTGAGCAAAAAGATTCTTACACTAACAGTTCAATGTACTGTATGTTTCATtggatggtttgtttttttggttattGCTGTTATTTCAATATCTGGTCATGATGATGGAATAGGCTGGTCACTGTTTCATACATCCTTGCTGCTTTAATGCATCATATGAAACACTTAACAGTTTGAAGTAAATTTATTTATCtgcatttacagtatattaaaatatacaatGTGTACTGCAAAATTCTCATTCTACCATTACATTCACAGCTTAAAAGTGTACTGAAAATACTTTGCTGGCTGCTTTATTGCTGCATTACAGAGCAAAATACAGAAAGCATCTCCAtgtggcatttaaa
This window of the Archocentrus centrarchus isolate MPI-CPG fArcCen1 chromosome 16, fArcCen1, whole genome shotgun sequence genome carries:
- the sgk2b gene encoding serine/threonine-protein kinase Sgk2b; the encoded protein is MTVFQERPMTYAKMRGLVSFLSALLKGKKVGFSDFLHKFVSSQQLYQNLDTEKILQRKSKLRRGKEEKSALSSVNTDASQTRPSDFDYLKVIGKGSFGKVLLARHRKQGRYYAVKVLQKQMIVKRKEQRHVMIERSVLLKGLQHPFLVGLHFSFQTSNTLYFVLDYVNGGELFYHLQREGSFPEPRAAFYAAEMAAALGYLHSLNIVYRDVKPENILLDSDGHVVLTDFGLCKEGVAKGGIMHTFCGTPEYLAPEVLQGHPYSPAVDWWGLGTVLFEMICGLPPFHSHSKLEMFQNILHAPLQLPSSVSEAAHSLLEGLLEKDVSKRLGESQDIVELQEHPFFAFINWDDLLARKIRPPFIPKVAGPCDVSYIDPAFTRQPVPASVNERWQAAESCEAFLGFSYMNPAERVAAEPVS